Proteins encoded within one genomic window of uncultured Sphingopyxis sp.:
- a CDS encoding isoprenylcysteine carboxylmethyltransferase family protein, translated as MAESASSAPSESARDASAPAGVRPRSAVSTGVGIVGLAGLVSYLLIARFAPEIAAFIGIDWGSRGPMSGPNSAIASVLACGVPMVLWSVFVDKVHRNPSTGIDWAQRRPWRETLDISLTKLAGLWATWGLIALIYATMRYYWQGNYAFSMKLLETAAPWLLLVSVPYMLWLDRRMVEPRDGCWQFGRWLIAGHKLGGGQPVDGRAIGHHLRAWAVKGFFTAFMLSIVPGNFSALVTVPISEVTANPYLAGLWAINLLYLVDVHIATVGYILTLKPLDAHIRTANPYGMAWVAALVCYPPFILMSGGPLDYQVHGSDWGYWLAGHEGLLIVWGIALVLLTAVYSWATMAFGIRFSNLTHRGIITHGPYAFTRHPAYISKNMTWWIGSLPFLVTAGGWIEGARNVALLGLVSGIYYWRAKTEEKHLLADPAYVAYWNWAQAHALVPRLFARVTGRPRPLIRLEPDARVGPVA; from the coding sequence ATGGCCGAATCCGCTTCTTCCGCACCGTCCGAATCGGCGCGCGACGCATCCGCGCCGGCCGGCGTGCGCCCGCGTTCGGCGGTCAGCACGGGGGTCGGGATCGTCGGGCTTGCGGGGCTGGTGAGCTATTTGCTCATCGCGCGCTTCGCCCCCGAAATCGCCGCTTTTATCGGCATCGACTGGGGATCGCGCGGGCCGATGAGCGGCCCGAATTCGGCGATCGCGAGCGTGCTCGCCTGCGGCGTGCCGATGGTGCTGTGGTCGGTGTTCGTCGACAAGGTGCATCGCAATCCGTCGACCGGGATCGACTGGGCGCAGCGCCGACCGTGGCGCGAAACGCTCGACATCAGCCTGACCAAGCTCGCCGGCCTGTGGGCGACATGGGGGCTGATCGCGCTGATCTATGCGACGATGCGCTATTACTGGCAGGGCAATTACGCTTTTTCGATGAAGCTGCTCGAGACCGCCGCGCCGTGGCTGCTGCTCGTCTCGGTCCCCTATATGTTGTGGCTCGATCGGCGGATGGTCGAACCGCGCGACGGCTGCTGGCAGTTCGGGCGCTGGCTGATCGCAGGCCATAAGCTGGGAGGGGGCCAGCCGGTCGATGGCCGCGCGATCGGGCATCATCTGCGCGCCTGGGCGGTGAAAGGCTTCTTCACCGCCTTCATGCTGTCGATCGTACCGGGCAATTTTTCGGCGCTGGTCACCGTGCCGATAAGCGAGGTCACCGCCAACCCCTATCTGGCCGGGCTGTGGGCGATCAATCTCCTCTATCTGGTCGATGTCCACATCGCGACGGTCGGCTATATATTGACGCTGAAGCCGCTCGACGCGCATATCCGCACCGCCAACCCCTATGGCATGGCGTGGGTCGCGGCACTCGTCTGCTATCCGCCCTTCATCCTGATGAGCGGCGGTCCGCTCGATTATCAGGTCCATGGTTCCGACTGGGGCTATTGGCTCGCGGGGCACGAGGGGCTGCTGATCGTCTGGGGCATCGCGCTGGTGCTGCTCACCGCGGTCTATAGCTGGGCGACGATGGCGTTCGGCATCCGCTTTTCGAACCTGACGCACCGCGGCATCATCACTCACGGCCCCTATGCCTTCACGCGGCACCCCGCCTATATTTCGAAGAATATGACATGGTGGATCGGTTCCTTGCCGTTTCTCGTGACCGCGGGCGGCTGGATCGAGGGCGCGCGCAATGTCGCCCTGCTCGGCCTCGTCAGCGGCATCTATTACTGGCGCGCCAAGACCGAGGAGAAGCATCTTCTCGCCGATCCCGCCTATGTCGCCTATTGGAATTGGGCGCAGGCCCATGCGCTGGTGCCGCGCCTGTTTGCCCGGGTGACTGGCCGCCCGCGCCCGCTGATCCGGCTCGAACCCGACGCGCGAGTGGGTCCGGTCGCCTAG
- a CDS encoding VOC family protein, translating into MPQMIFVNLPVTDLDRSKAFYEAVGAVNNPAFTDETAACMVVAEGSIHVMLLTHAKWADFTTKTIPDAHTTAQVLLCVSADSREEVDGQVDKAVRAGGKADPTPTQDFGFMYGRSFEDPDGHIWEVMWMDPTAIPADAPAEAAA; encoded by the coding sequence ATGCCCCAGATGATTTTCGTGAACCTGCCGGTCACCGACCTCGACAGGTCGAAGGCCTTCTATGAAGCGGTCGGCGCGGTGAACAACCCCGCCTTCACCGACGAGACCGCCGCGTGCATGGTCGTCGCCGAAGGGTCGATCCACGTCATGCTGCTGACCCACGCCAAATGGGCCGACTTCACGACCAAGACGATCCCCGACGCGCACACGACGGCGCAGGTGCTGCTCTGCGTCTCGGCCGACAGCCGCGAGGAAGTGGACGGGCAGGTCGACAAGGCGGTCCGCGCGGGCGGCAAGGCCGACCCGACCCCGACGCAGGATTTCGGCTTCATGTATGGCCGCAGCTTCGAGGACCCCGACGGCCATATCTGGGAAGTGATGTGGATGGACCCCACCGCGATCCCGGCCGACGCCCCGGCCGAAGCCGCGGCATAA
- a CDS encoding DUF1905 domain-containing protein encodes METLRFRADVIEWRGPAPFLFAVVPDAHVGAIRYAAMTASYGWGVVPVVAIIGDTEFATSLFPRDGGYLLPVKRAVQKAEGVGPGDRVAVALRVGRPAGR; translated from the coding sequence ATGGAGACGTTGCGTTTCCGCGCGGACGTCATCGAATGGCGCGGGCCGGCGCCCTTCCTTTTCGCCGTCGTTCCCGACGCGCATGTCGGCGCGATCCGTTACGCCGCGATGACGGCAAGCTATGGCTGGGGCGTGGTTCCCGTGGTGGCGATTATCGGCGACACCGAATTTGCGACCTCGCTGTTTCCGCGCGACGGAGGCTATCTGTTGCCGGTCAAACGCGCGGTGCAAAAGGCCGAAGGCGTCGGGCCCGGCGACCGGGTCGCGGTCGCCCTGCGGGTCGGCCGGCCCGCAGGGCGCTGA
- a CDS encoding DoxX family protein has product MTDTTPGNGPGKGQLIVGRVLSGLVILFLLFDAGLKLVSPEVAIKYSPPGLGWPLEVGTMYMLGLLLLIPTLLHIWPRTAFIGAILITGYLGGAIATHLRIGSPLFSHTLFGVYLGVMLWAGLWLRSPALRLLVAPRSA; this is encoded by the coding sequence ATGACCGATACGACCCCCGGAAATGGCCCCGGCAAGGGCCAGTTGATCGTCGGCCGCGTCCTGAGCGGCCTCGTGATCCTCTTCCTCCTCTTCGATGCCGGGCTCAAGCTGGTGTCGCCCGAGGTGGCGATCAAATACAGCCCGCCCGGCCTCGGATGGCCGCTCGAAGTCGGCACGATGTACATGCTCGGCCTACTGCTGCTGATCCCGACCCTGCTCCATATCTGGCCGCGCACGGCCTTCATCGGCGCGATCCTGATCACCGGCTATCTCGGCGGCGCGATCGCGACCCACCTGCGCATCGGCAGCCCGCTGTTCAGCCATACTTTGTTCGGCGTCTATCTCGGCGTGATGCTTTGGGCGGGCCTCTGGCTACGTTCGCCCGCACTCCGCTTGCTGGTCGCGCCGCGATCGGCCTGA
- a CDS encoding GGDEF domain-containing protein, giving the protein MTAMRDLAETWRCRLWLGLCAMLFALIAAPAHARALDVGRDFCHAVSGTALGDDALAGLRFSCSGTPTAYQDRSLWLRTSLDGEGASRDLALMVHNSRFDRLAVGFSYADGATRWQQVRSGDFGSHWRAGGQILFEAPGRGAPLTAVTMRFDGLSGHQFVRARILPKDEAGMQSAGMAAAVGAALTLLLVSCIYSLSLAVAVRRQYLAWQAAWAATMLLWGALWSQAHLALVPAMAGAVTAQAGTFLACLAIAVATASAVTAVEHGIVPKGLRTAALLLGAGVGVAGIPLTFIRGGSLAALADLLGLAIIADLVAVVVYLGWAWRRGSIEARDFLGAWGLPMAVLAFIHIVDVEDGLWGGGSKLAVLVAATWQALWLAAAATRRLAHLRIERDHARDAEAQAQQLARRDPLTGLPNRRGFIDSVTPLLDRARADNLPAALLLVDIDRFKSINDIFGHEAGDAVLCGIGRRIERWEGPMCTVARLGGEEFGLLTIGMEGIILARFAESIRRGIAACDHSEVVGERPVTASVGVAEVRPACDFKQLYRLADEALYDAKRGGRNRVAVQRHQKDAGRASGREIAASK; this is encoded by the coding sequence ATGACTGCGATGCGCGATCTTGCGGAAACCTGGCGCTGCCGGCTTTGGCTCGGCCTGTGCGCCATGCTTTTCGCCCTGATCGCGGCCCCGGCGCATGCGCGCGCGCTCGATGTCGGGCGTGACTTCTGCCACGCGGTGAGCGGCACGGCGCTGGGCGACGATGCCCTGGCCGGGCTTCGTTTTTCGTGTAGCGGAACGCCGACGGCTTATCAGGACCGGAGCCTCTGGCTTCGTACCTCGCTCGACGGCGAGGGTGCGTCCCGCGATCTGGCGCTGATGGTTCATAATTCGCGGTTCGACCGGCTCGCGGTGGGCTTTTCCTATGCCGACGGCGCGACGCGCTGGCAGCAGGTGCGCAGCGGAGATTTCGGGTCGCATTGGCGCGCCGGGGGACAGATATTGTTCGAGGCGCCCGGCCGCGGCGCGCCGCTCACGGCCGTGACGATGCGCTTCGACGGGCTGTCGGGGCATCAGTTCGTGCGCGCGAGAATCCTCCCGAAGGACGAGGCGGGGATGCAGTCGGCGGGCATGGCGGCAGCGGTCGGCGCCGCGCTGACCCTGCTGCTCGTCAGCTGTATCTACAGCCTGTCGCTCGCCGTCGCGGTGCGCCGCCAATATCTCGCCTGGCAGGCGGCGTGGGCGGCGACGATGCTGCTCTGGGGGGCGCTCTGGTCGCAGGCGCATCTGGCGCTCGTGCCGGCGATGGCGGGTGCGGTGACGGCGCAGGCCGGCACTTTCCTCGCCTGCCTCGCCATCGCGGTCGCGACCGCCAGCGCGGTCACCGCCGTCGAACACGGCATCGTGCCGAAGGGGCTGCGGACCGCCGCGCTGCTCCTTGGCGCCGGCGTCGGCGTTGCAGGCATCCCGCTGACCTTCATCCGCGGCGGCAGTCTTGCTGCGCTGGCCGATCTGCTTGGCCTCGCCATCATCGCCGATCTTGTCGCGGTCGTCGTCTATCTCGGCTGGGCGTGGCGGCGCGGCTCGATCGAGGCGCGCGATTTCCTCGGCGCCTGGGGGCTGCCCATGGCGGTGCTGGCCTTCATCCATATCGTCGATGTCGAGGACGGCTTGTGGGGCGGCGGGTCAAAGCTGGCCGTGCTCGTCGCCGCGACATGGCAGGCGCTATGGCTCGCGGCGGCGGCGACGCGGCGGCTCGCCCATCTGCGGATCGAGCGCGACCATGCCCGCGATGCGGAGGCGCAGGCGCAGCAACTGGCGCGGCGCGATCCGCTGACCGGCCTGCCCAACCGCCGCGGCTTCATCGACAGCGTGACGCCGCTGCTCGACCGCGCGCGCGCCGACAATCTGCCGGCGGCGCTGCTGCTCGTCGACATCGACCGCTTCAAGTCGATCAACGATATTTTCGGTCACGAGGCGGGCGACGCGGTCCTGTGCGGGATCGGCCGCCGGATCGAGCGGTGGGAAGGGCCGATGTGTACCGTCGCGCGGCTGGGCGGCGAAGAGTTCGGCCTGCTGACGATCGGGATGGAGGGCATCATCCTTGCCCGCTTCGCCGAAAGCATCCGCCGCGGGATCGCGGCCTGCGATCATAGCGAGGTCGTGGGCGAGCGGCCGGTGACCGCGAGCGTCGGAGTCGCCGAGGTGCGGCCGGCGTGCGATTTCAAGCAGCTCTACCGGCTCGCCGACGAAGCCCTTTACGACGCCAAGCGCGGCGGCCGCAACAGGGTCGCTGTCCAGCGCCACCAGAAGGACGCCGGCCGCGCATCCGGCCGCGAGATCGCCGCGTCGAAATGA
- a CDS encoding TonB-dependent receptor gives MRHFPSATAISLALAAAVWAAPAAAQDAPADPVAEDSGLGDIVVTAQRREESLQDVPVAVSVLSGDTLGAITSTGADVRVLAGRVPSLNIESSFGRTFPRFYIRGLGNTDFDLNASQPVSLVYDDVVLENPILKGFPIFDLDRVEVLRGPQGTLFGRNTPAGIVKFDTVKPGKTGGYARVSYGRYGTSQVEVAAGAADDSGFSVRLSGLYQHRDDWVDNIATTKKDDLGGYDDIAARLQLQYENGPFTGRVTGQVRVYDGSAIIFRANTQLPGSNKLVGLGGAGTEFERDKVWQDGINFQKLNTYNAALNLEYDFGPVTAYSITSYWNGNFRSRGDIDGGFGAVFLPESGPGLIPFQAQSQDNVPSLDQFTQEIRIASNNSGGLGYQFGAFYFDEKLDISSFEFGGPTDATPSAIAVQRQDSEAYGIFGSVNYEFDNGFKLQAGARYNHDRRDFVASRPVETRPDFVVNPNTPVPPQAARVKGKLLTWDASASYEASDALTLYARVARGYRAPSVQGRLTFARTISTADQEETMSYEAGIKTAFLNDRVRFNLTGYYFDTKDLQLTAVGGTANVASLLNVDAKGHGIEAELQAAPARGLTFSVGGAWNVAEIDDANAFVAGCGSATPCTILDPQRPGSPGIFSIDGNQLPQSPKWTLNATAGYEIPVGDGAIYAFTDWYYRSKVQFFLYRSVEFSDDKMVEGGLRVGYKTDRFDIAGFVRNITNDESPTGGIDFNNLTSYVNEPRIWGVEAGVKF, from the coding sequence ATGCGCCACTTTCCTTCCGCTACCGCTATAAGCCTTGCCCTCGCCGCCGCGGTCTGGGCCGCCCCCGCCGCCGCGCAGGACGCGCCCGCCGATCCCGTGGCCGAAGACAGCGGCCTCGGTGATATCGTCGTCACCGCGCAGCGCCGCGAGGAAAGCCTGCAGGACGTGCCCGTAGCCGTCTCGGTGCTGTCGGGCGACACGCTCGGCGCGATCACCTCGACCGGCGCCGACGTCCGCGTGCTCGCGGGCCGCGTCCCCAGCCTCAACATCGAAAGCTCGTTCGGGCGCACCTTCCCGCGCTTCTATATCCGCGGCCTCGGCAACACCGATTTCGACCTCAACGCGTCGCAGCCGGTCAGCCTCGTCTATGACGATGTCGTGCTCGAAAACCCGATCCTCAAGGGCTTCCCGATCTTCGACCTCGACCGCGTCGAAGTGCTGCGCGGGCCGCAGGGCACCCTGTTCGGCCGCAACACGCCGGCGGGCATCGTCAAGTTCGACACCGTCAAGCCCGGCAAGACCGGCGGCTATGCCCGCGTCAGCTATGGCCGCTATGGCACCAGCCAGGTCGAGGTCGCGGCGGGCGCCGCCGACGACAGCGGCTTTTCGGTCCGCCTCTCGGGCCTCTATCAGCACCGCGACGATTGGGTCGATAATATCGCGACGACGAAGAAGGACGATCTCGGCGGCTATGACGACATCGCCGCGCGCCTCCAGCTCCAATATGAAAACGGCCCCTTCACCGGCCGCGTGACCGGACAGGTCCGCGTCTATGACGGCTCGGCGATCATCTTCCGCGCCAACACGCAGCTGCCCGGCAGCAACAAACTCGTCGGCCTCGGCGGCGCGGGCACCGAGTTCGAGCGCGACAAGGTGTGGCAGGACGGGATCAACTTCCAGAAGCTCAACACCTATAACGCCGCGCTGAACCTCGAATATGATTTCGGGCCGGTGACCGCTTATTCGATCACCTCCTACTGGAACGGCAATTTCCGCAGCCGCGGCGACATCGACGGCGGCTTCGGCGCCGTCTTCCTGCCCGAATCGGGTCCGGGCCTGATCCCCTTCCAGGCGCAGAGCCAGGACAATGTGCCGAGCCTCGACCAGTTCACGCAGGAAATCCGCATCGCGTCGAACAACAGCGGCGGGCTCGGCTATCAGTTCGGCGCCTTCTATTTCGACGAAAAGCTCGACATTTCGAGCTTCGAGTTCGGCGGCCCGACCGATGCGACGCCGTCGGCGATCGCGGTGCAGCGCCAGGATAGCGAAGCCTACGGCATCTTCGGCTCGGTCAATTATGAATTCGACAATGGCTTCAAGCTGCAGGCCGGCGCGCGCTACAACCACGACAGGCGCGATTTCGTCGCGTCGCGTCCGGTCGAGACGCGCCCCGACTTCGTCGTCAACCCGAACACGCCGGTCCCGCCGCAGGCGGCCCGCGTCAAGGGCAAGCTGCTGACCTGGGACGCCAGCGCGAGCTATGAGGCGTCGGATGCGCTCACCCTCTACGCCCGCGTCGCGCGCGGCTATCGCGCGCCGTCGGTGCAGGGCCGCCTGACCTTCGCGCGGACGATCTCGACCGCCGATCAGGAAGAGACGATGTCGTATGAAGCGGGGATCAAGACCGCTTTCCTGAACGACCGCGTCCGCTTCAACCTGACCGGCTATTATTTCGACACCAAGGATCTGCAGCTCACCGCGGTCGGTGGCACCGCGAACGTCGCGAGCCTGCTCAACGTCGACGCCAAGGGCCATGGCATCGAGGCCGAACTGCAGGCGGCGCCAGCGCGCGGGCTGACCTTCAGCGTCGGCGGCGCGTGGAATGTCGCCGAGATCGACGACGCCAACGCCTTCGTCGCAGGCTGCGGCTCGGCGACGCCCTGCACCATCCTCGACCCGCAGCGCCCGGGCAGCCCCGGCATCTTCTCGATCGACGGCAACCAGTTGCCGCAGTCGCCGAAATGGACGCTCAATGCGACCGCGGGCTATGAAATCCCCGTCGGCGACGGGGCGATCTATGCCTTCACCGACTGGTATTACCGCTCGAAGGTCCAGTTCTTCCTCTATCGCTCGGTCGAATTTTCGGACGACAAGATGGTCGAGGGCGGGCTGCGCGTCGGCTACAAGACCGATCGCTTCGACATCGCGGGCTTCGTGCGCAACATCACCAATGATGAATCGCCGACCGGGGGCATCGATTTCAACAATCTGACCAGCTACGTCAACGAACCCCGCATCTGGGGCGTCGAGGCAGGCGTGAAGTTCTGA
- a CDS encoding YifB family Mg chelatase-like AAA ATPase yields MVAIVSTTAYLGIEARGVEVQCQITPGVPRFVVVGLPDKAVGESRERVRAAIAAIGLSLPPKVITVNLSPADLPKEGSHYDLPIALALLGAMGVIDAETLASYVVVGELGLDGRVAPSPGVLLAAIHAGSVERGLICPAAQGPEAAWAGNVEVIGAPDLLSLLNHFRGNALLSPPVPGAVEDPVRAADLSQVKGQETAKRALEIAAAGAHNLMMLGPPGAGKSLMAACMPGILPDLTPAEALEVSMIASVAGTLEGGRLVRARPFRAPHHSASMPALVGGGLRVRPGEVSLAHLGVLFLDELPEFQRGVLDSLRQPLETGEVSVARANAHVTFPARVQLVAAMNPCRCGHLGDPALACSRAPRCAADYQAKLSGPLLDRIDLHVEVQAVSAADLVLPPPAEGSAEVAARVAAARAIQTERYAGHKARTNAEIDGELLEAVATPDEAGRGLLAQAAEAMRLSARGYTRILRVARTIADLAGAETVGRIHIAEALSYRRQPPRN; encoded by the coding sequence ATGGTCGCAATCGTCTCAACCACCGCCTATCTCGGCATCGAAGCGCGCGGGGTCGAGGTGCAGTGCCAGATTACGCCGGGCGTCCCGCGCTTCGTCGTTGTCGGCCTGCCCGACAAGGCGGTGGGCGAAAGCCGCGAGCGCGTCCGCGCCGCGATCGCCGCGATCGGCCTGTCGCTCCCGCCCAAGGTCATCACCGTCAACCTCTCGCCCGCCGACCTGCCCAAGGAAGGCTCGCACTACGACCTCCCCATCGCGCTCGCGCTGCTCGGCGCGATGGGCGTGATCGATGCCGAGACGCTCGCCTCTTACGTCGTCGTCGGCGAACTCGGCCTCGACGGACGCGTCGCGCCTTCGCCCGGCGTGCTGCTTGCGGCGATCCATGCAGGCAGCGTCGAGCGCGGGCTGATCTGCCCCGCGGCGCAGGGGCCCGAGGCGGCGTGGGCGGGCAATGTCGAGGTGATCGGCGCCCCCGATCTGCTGTCGCTGCTCAATCATTTCAGGGGCAATGCGCTGCTGTCGCCGCCGGTGCCGGGCGCGGTCGAAGACCCGGTTCGCGCCGCCGACCTGTCGCAGGTCAAGGGGCAGGAGACGGCGAAGCGCGCGCTCGAGATCGCGGCGGCGGGCGCGCATAATCTGATGATGTTGGGGCCGCCCGGCGCGGGCAAGTCGCTGATGGCGGCGTGCATGCCCGGCATCCTGCCCGACCTCACCCCCGCCGAGGCGCTCGAGGTGTCGATGATCGCATCGGTCGCGGGAACGCTCGAGGGCGGGCGCCTCGTCCGCGCGCGTCCATTCCGCGCGCCCCATCATTCGGCGTCGATGCCCGCGCTCGTCGGCGGCGGGCTGCGCGTGCGCCCGGGCGAGGTCAGCCTCGCGCATCTCGGCGTCCTCTTCCTCGACGAGCTTCCCGAATTCCAGCGCGGCGTGCTCGATTCGCTGCGCCAGCCGCTGGAGACGGGCGAAGTCAGCGTCGCGCGCGCCAACGCCCATGTCACTTTCCCGGCGCGCGTCCAGCTCGTCGCGGCGATGAACCCCTGCCGCTGCGGCCATCTCGGCGACCCGGCGCTTGCGTGCAGCCGCGCGCCGCGCTGCGCCGCCGACTATCAGGCGAAGCTGTCGGGGCCGCTGCTCGACCGCATCGACCTGCATGTCGAGGTGCAGGCGGTGAGCGCCGCCGACCTCGTCCTGCCGCCGCCCGCCGAAGGCAGCGCCGAAGTCGCGGCACGCGTCGCGGCGGCGCGCGCGATCCAGACCGAACGCTATGCCGGGCACAAGGCGCGCACCAATGCCGAGATCGACGGTGAACTGCTCGAAGCGGTCGCCACGCCCGATGAGGCCGGGCGGGGGCTGCTCGCGCAGGCGGCCGAGGCGATGCGGCTCTCGGCGCGCGGCTATACGCGAATCCTGCGCGTCGCGCGGACGATCGCCGACCTTGCGGGCGCCGAGACGGTCGGGCGCATCCATATCGCCGAGGCGCTGAGCTATCGGCGGCAGCCGCCGAGGAATTGA
- a CDS encoding polymer-forming cytoskeletal protein, giving the protein MATGARHTTFSILGSDVVVTGNVAASVDLHVDGKIEGDLKCANLVQGEASEIKGAVTAETAKIAGLLDGSIEAKTLIVHATARITGDVVYETITIENGGKVDGKLSHRRHGAAAAKAPPPLEVVENKSAAL; this is encoded by the coding sequence ATGGCGACGGGCGCGCGCCATACGACCTTTTCGATCCTCGGATCGGACGTCGTCGTCACCGGCAATGTCGCCGCCAGCGTCGATCTGCACGTCGACGGCAAGATCGAGGGCGACCTCAAATGCGCCAATCTCGTCCAGGGCGAGGCGAGCGAGATCAAGGGCGCGGTGACCGCCGAGACCGCGAAGATCGCGGGCCTGCTCGACGGATCGATCGAGGCCAAGACGCTGATCGTCCATGCGACCGCGCGGATCACCGGCGACGTGGTCTATGAGACCATCACGATCGAGAATGGCGGCAAGGTCGACGGCAAGCTGTCGCATCGCCGCCACGGCGCCGCGGCGGCCAAGGCGCCACCGCCGCTCGAAGTCGTCGAAAACAAGTCGGCGGCGCTCTGA
- a CDS encoding M23 family metallopeptidase, translating to MSSKTTGLRDLRQRVSALFQDHEIFVRTHGHVRFLRVSAVWQKRVALIAGVVLLAWAGATLTVLINQLLTADERAAVAQQQAAAAASEARIAKYRDRVAETAADLEERQALLESVAETHFGIDPAAMPAEPAAQQPAVPAESVKTSAIDPDLPPEAQSLARLAARQEAFAARLLAAVKGRAAKAETAVAALGLNPDKLVRNAAAGRGGPFIPYRGQMGKAKALGASFAALDSALFRMEVLERTLVAVPSGNPANVMMMSSGFGYRSDPFTGAGAMHAGLDFRGPIGTPILAAAPGRVSFVGRKSGYGNVVEVDHGQGILTRYAHLSGFTTKVGTRVAAGQQIAKMGSTGRSTGSHLHFEVRLNGQAVNPRRFLEAKADVLEVKADARQRVGSVAAAHGAR from the coding sequence TTGTCGTCGAAAACAACGGGTCTGCGCGATTTGCGCCAGCGCGTCTCCGCGCTGTTTCAGGACCATGAAATCTTCGTTCGCACGCACGGCCACGTCCGATTCCTGCGTGTCAGCGCGGTCTGGCAGAAACGCGTCGCGCTGATCGCCGGCGTCGTGCTGCTCGCCTGGGCGGGCGCGACGCTCACCGTGCTGATCAACCAGTTGCTGACCGCCGACGAACGCGCCGCGGTCGCGCAGCAGCAAGCCGCCGCCGCCGCGTCGGAAGCACGCATCGCCAAATATCGCGACCGCGTCGCCGAAACCGCCGCCGATCTCGAAGAGCGCCAGGCGCTGCTCGAAAGCGTCGCCGAAACCCATTTTGGCATCGATCCCGCCGCGATGCCCGCCGAACCGGCGGCGCAGCAGCCGGCCGTTCCCGCCGAATCCGTCAAGACCAGCGCCATCGATCCGGACCTGCCGCCCGAAGCGCAGAGTCTCGCGCGGCTCGCTGCGCGGCAGGAAGCCTTCGCTGCCCGCCTGCTCGCCGCGGTCAAGGGCCGCGCGGCAAAGGCCGAAACCGCCGTGGCGGCGCTCGGCCTCAACCCCGACAAGCTCGTCCGTAACGCCGCGGCCGGACGCGGCGGTCCCTTCATCCCCTATCGCGGCCAGATGGGCAAAGCCAAGGCGCTCGGCGCCAGCTTTGCCGCGCTCGACAGCGCGCTGTTCCGCATGGAGGTGCTCGAACGCACGCTCGTCGCGGTGCCGTCGGGCAATCCCGCCAATGTGATGATGATGTCGTCGGGCTTCGGTTATCGCAGCGACCCCTTCACCGGCGCGGGCGCGATGCACGCGGGCCTCGACTTCCGCGGCCCGATCGGCACTCCGATCCTCGCCGCCGCGCCGGGCCGCGTCAGCTTCGTCGGCCGCAAGTCGGGCTATGGCAATGTCGTCGAGGTCGATCACGGCCAGGGTATCCTGACGCGCTATGCCCACTTGTCGGGCTTCACGACCAAGGTCGGCACGCGGGTCGCCGCCGGCCAGCAGATCGCCAAAATGGGCTCGACCGGCCGTTCGACCGGAAGCCACCTGCATTTCGAAGTCCGCCTGAACGGCCAGGCGGTCAACCCCCGCAGATTCCTGGAGGCAAAAGCCGATGTTCTCGAAGTCAAAGCCGACGCCCGCCAGCGAGTCGGTTCCGTCGCCGCCGCCCACGGTGCCCGCTAA
- a CDS encoding TetR/AcrR family transcriptional regulator, which produces MTTNQPPSIPAAAARVPSAGGGDPGKRAPRGSARAKLIAAAHQTVRKQGYSATTVDQICAAAGVTKGAFFHHFASKEELAVAAAEGWTERARPMFEMPPHVKLDDPLDRLLGHIDFRLSMLDGPTEDYTCFVGTMVQEAYATSDRIRAACEASINAYCEALAPDIQATIDLYGAPRDVTAIGLAQHVQSVLQGAFVLAKTTNDPAIARGTVTHLKRYVRMLFGRGGAA; this is translated from the coding sequence ATGACGACGAATCAGCCACCCTCAATCCCCGCAGCCGCCGCCCGCGTCCCCTCGGCGGGCGGCGGCGACCCGGGCAAGCGCGCGCCGCGGGGCAGCGCGCGGGCGAAGCTGATCGCGGCGGCGCATCAGACGGTGCGCAAGCAGGGCTATTCGGCGACCACGGTCGACCAGATCTGCGCGGCGGCGGGGGTGACGAAGGGCGCCTTCTTCCATCACTTCGCGTCGAAGGAGGAGCTGGCGGTCGCGGCGGCCGAGGGCTGGACCGAGCGCGCGCGCCCGATGTTCGAGATGCCGCCGCACGTGAAGCTCGACGATCCGCTCGACCGCCTGCTCGGCCATATCGATTTCCGCCTGTCGATGCTCGACGGGCCCACGGAAGACTACACCTGCTTCGTCGGCACGATGGTGCAGGAAGCCTATGCGACGAGCGACCGCATCCGCGCCGCGTGCGAGGCGAGCATCAACGCCTATTGCGAGGCGCTCGCCCCCGACATCCAGGCCACGATCGACCTTTATGGCGCACCCCGGGACGTCACCGCGATCGGCCTTGCCCAGCATGTCCAGTCGGTGCTGCAGGGCGCCTTCGTCCTGGCGAAAACGACGAACGACCCGGCGATCGCACGCGGCACCGTCACGCACCTGAAGCGTTATGTCCGGATGCTGTTCGGGCGCGGAGGCGCGGCATGA